The Haemorhous mexicanus isolate bHaeMex1 chromosome 5, bHaeMex1.pri, whole genome shotgun sequence genome contains a region encoding:
- the TYMP gene encoding thymidine phosphorylase, translating to MDAPTPLPTLIRKKRDGERLEDAEIRSFVRGVTEGTAQQGQIGAMLMAIRLRGMDASETLALTQAMATSGRTLAWPPAWHGLVVDKHSTGGVGDKVSLALAPALAACGCKVRGTRGWGGDGGWPRAPVPTCAPPQVPMISGRGLGHTGGTLDKLEAIPGFCVSQSPEEMQHILARVGCCIVGQSAELVPADRVLYGLRDVTATVDSLPLITASILSKKAAERLSALVLDVKFGGAALYPTQESARELARSLVEVGAHLGIRTAALLTRMDQPLGRAVGNALEVLEALECLEGGGPPDLRHLVTALGGVLLWQCGMAAGAEQGRERLARALDDGSALGTFEAMLGAQGVPPDTARGLCAGTPAQRRQLLGEAKVCEELPAPQEGWVQQVRALPLAQVLHRLGAGRSRAGDPVNPRVGAELLVGTGQHLRAGEPWLRVHHEGTLSAEGRRELQDALCLGPEPPRDPPPLVAETIVPSGALPGPCRDSQ from the exons ATGGACGCCCCGACCCCTCTCCCGACCCTGATCCGCAAGAAGCGGGACGGGGAGCGCCTGGAGGACGCCGAGATCCGGAGCTTCGTGCGCGGCGTCACCGAGGGCACCGCGCAGCAGGGACAGATCG GCGCCATGCTGATGGCCATCCGGCTGCGGGGCATGGACGCGAGTGAGACACTGGCCCTGACCCAGGCCATGGCCACCTCTGGCCGGACGCTGGCCTGGCCGCCCGCCTGGCACGGGCTGGTGGTGGACAAGCACTCGACCGGTGGCGTCGGGGACAAGGtcagcctggccctggccccCGCGCTGGCCGCCTGCGGCTGCAAGGTGAGGGGGACCCGGGGATGGGGCGGGGACGGGGGGTGGCCCCGagcccctgtgcccacctgtgccccTCCCCAGGTGCCCATGATCAGCGGGCGCGGGCTGGGCCACACCGGGGGCACCCTGGACAAGCTGGAGGCCATTCCCGGATTCTGCGTCTCCCAGAGCCCCGAGGAG ATGCAGCACATCCTGGCGCGGGTGGGCTGCTGCATCGTGGGGCAGAGCGCGGAGCTGGTGCCCGCGGACCGGGTGCTCTACGGGCTGCGCGACGTCACGGCCACCGTGGACAGCCTGCCCCTCATCACCG CCTCCATCCTCAGCAAGAAGGCGGCGGAGCGGCTCTCGGCGCTGGTGCTCGATGTGAAGTTCGGGGGGGCAGCTCTGTACCCCACCCAGGAGAGCGCGCGGGAGCTGGCACGGAGCCTG GTGGAGGTGGGCGCCCACCTGGGCATCCGCACCGCGGCCCTGCTGACCCGCATGGACCAGCCGCTGGGCCGCGCCGTGGGCAACGcgctggaggtgctggaggcGCTCGAGTGCCTGGAGGGGGGCGGCCCCCCCGACCTGCGACACCTGGTCACCGCCCTGG GCggggtgctgctgtggcagtgcGGGATGGCCGCGGGTGCCGAGCAGGGCCGTGAGCGCCTGGCCCGGGCTCTGGACGATGGCTCCGCCCTGGGCACCTTCGAGGCCatgctgggggctcagggggtgccCCCCGACACCGCCCGGGGCCTCTGTGCCGGGACCCCCGCACAGCGCCGCCAGCTCCTGGGCGAGGCCAAGGTCTGCGAGGAGCTGCCCGCGCCGCAGGAAG GCTGGGTGCAGCAGGTGCGGGCGCTGCCCCTGGCGCAGGTCCTGCACCGCCTGGGCGCGGGCCGCTCGCGGGCCGGGGACCCCGTGAACCCCCGCGTGGGCGCCGAGCTGCTGGTGGGCACCGGGCAGCACCTGCGGGCAG GCGAGCCCTGGCTGCGGGTGCACCATGAGGGGACCCTCAGCGCGGAGGGCCGGCGCGAGCTGCAGGACGCGCTGTGCCTCGGCCCGGAGCCTCCCCGGGACCCGCCGCCGCTGGTGGCCGAGACCATCGTGCCCTCGGGAGCCCTCCCCGGGCCGTGCCGGGACTCACAATAA
- the CPT1B gene encoding carnitine O-palmitoyltransferase 1, muscle isoform, with amino-acid sequence MAEAHQAVAFQFTVTPEGLGFHLSREAVRHLYLAVIHSWKKRLVRAKNSFLTGVYPASPSSWMVVVMATAGSCYCQVDPSLGLIARIQHWLPRSEALTPQAQTVVSTVVFSTGAWLAAVLLFRRLLRLLLSYHGWMFEPHGHMSRSTRLWIAVMKIMSIRKPLLYSFQSSLPKLPVPPVKATIARYLESVRPLLDDDKYLEMEALAKEFQEKTAPRLQRYLRLKSWWTTNYVSDWWEEYVYLRGRSPLMVNSNYYAMDFLYVNPSPVQAARAANVVHSMLLYRRRLDRGEIPPMMALGVVPMCSYQSERMFNTTRIPGKETDTLLHLTDSKHLAVYHKGRYYKVWLYYGGQLLPPADLEMQFQRILEDPSPPQPGEERLAALTAGERVPWAEARARFFSRGPNKVSLDAIERAAFFLTLDEDEHGQEPARPGCMDAYAKSLLHGRCYDRWFDKSFTLVVYKNGKIGANAEHSWADAPIMGHLWEFMLGTDKFVLGYTEGGHCKGDPRWQLAPPQRLQWDIPPEGVAAIEASLRVARALAEDVDFCCFPFSTFGKGLIKRCRTSPDAFIQIALQLAHFRDKGSFCLTYEASMTRLFREGRTETVRSCTSESTAFVRSMADSQRSRSERQQLFKAAAEKHQQLYRLAMTGAGIDRHLFCLYLMSRYLGMQSPFLAKVLAEPWRLSTSQTPQQQLKMFDLEKFPDHVSSGGGFGPVADDGYGVSYIIAGENLITFHVSSKFSSPETDSQRFARNIRQAMLDIAALFDKPPPAGRK; translated from the exons ATGGCGGAAGCTCACCAGGCCGTGGCCTTCCAGTTCACGGTCACCCCCGAGGGCTTGGGCTTCCACCTGAGCCGCGAGGCCGTGCGCCACCTCTACCTGGCCGTCATCCACTCATGGAAAAAGCGCTTGGTCCGCGCCAAG AACAGCTTCCTGACCGGCGTGTACCCCGCGTCGCCCTCCAGCTggatggtggtggtgatggCCACCGCCGGCTCCTGCTACTGCCAGGTGGATCCGTCCCTGGGGCTCATCGCCCGCATCCAGCACTGGCTGCCCCGCAG CGAGGCGCTGACCCCCCAGGCGCAGACCGTGGTCAGCACCGTGGTGTTCTCCACGGGGGCCTGGCTGGCGGCCGTGCTGCTCTTCCGGAGGCTGCTCCGCCTGCTGCTCTCCTACCACGGCTGGATGTTCGAGCCCCACGGGCACATGAGCCGCAGCACCCGCCTCTGGATT GCGGTGATGAAGATCATGTCCATCCGCAAGCCCCTCCTCTACAGCTTCCAGAGCTCCCTTCCCAAGCTGCCGGTGCCCCCCGTGAAAGCCACCATCGCCCGG TACCTGGAGTCGGTGCGGCCGCTCCTGGACGATGACAAATACCTGGAGATGGAGGCGCTGGCCAAGGAGTTCCAGGAGAAGACGGCGCCGCGGCTCCAGCGGTACCTGCGCCTCAAGTCCTGGTGGACAACCAACTAC GTCAGTGACTGGTGGGAGGAGTACGTTTACCTGCGCGGCCGCAGCCCCCTCATGGTCAACAGCAACTACTACGCCATG gatTTCCTGTACGTGAACCCCAGCCCCGTCCAGGCTGCGCGGGCGGCCAACGTGGTGCACTCCATGCTGCTCTACCGGCGGCGGCTGGACCGGGGCGAGATCCCCCCG ATGATGGCCCTGGGCGTGGTGCCCATGTGCTCGTACCAGTCGGAGCGGATGTTCAACACCACCCGCATCCCGGGAAAGGAGACGG ACACGCTGCTGCACCTGACGGACAGCAAACACCTGGCCGTGTACCACAAGGGCCGCTACTACAAGGTGTGGCTGTACTACGgggggcagctgctgccgcCCGCCGACCTGGAGATGCAATTCCAGAGGATCCTGGAGGATCCCTCGcccccccagcccggggaggaGCGGCTGGCGGCGCTCACGGCCGGGGAAAG GGTGCCGTGGGCCGAGGCGCGGGCGCGGTTCTTCAGCCGCGGCCCCAACAAGGTGTCCCTGGACGCCATCGAGCGCGCCGCCTTCTTCCTGACGCTGGACGAGGACGAGCACGGCCAGgagcccgcccggcccggctgcaTGGACGCCTACGCCAAGTCCCTGCTGCACGGCCGCTGCTACGACCG CTGGTTCGACAAGTCCTTCACGCTGGTGGTCTACAAGAACGGCAAGATCGGGGCCAACGCCGAGCACTCCTGGGCCGACGCCCCCATCATGGGGCACCTCTGGGAG ttCATGCTGGGCACGGACAAGTTCGTGCTGGGCTACACGGAGGGGGGGCACTGCAAGGGGGACCCCAGGTGGCAGCTGGCCCCCCCCCAGCGCCTGCAGTGGGACATCCCCCCCGAG ggggtggCAGCCATCGAGGCCTCGCTGCGGGTGGCGCGGGCGCTGGCCGAGGACGTGGATTTCTGCTGCTTCCCGTTCTCCACCTTCGGCAAGGGGCTCATCAAGCGCTGCCGCACCAGCCCCGACGCCTTCATCCAGatcgccctgcagctggcacactTCCGC GACAAGGGCTCCTTCTGCCTGACCTACGAGGCCTCCATGACGCGGCTGTTCCGCGAGGGCCGCACCGAGACCGTGCGCTCCTGCACCTCCGAGTCCACGGCCTTCGTGCGCAGCATGGCCGACAGCCAGCGCAGC CGCTCGGAGCGGCAGCAGCTGTTCAAGGCGGCGGCCgagaagcaccagcagctctaTCGCCTCGCCATGACCGGCGCGGGCATCGACCGCCACCTCTTCTGCCTCTACCTGATGTCGCGGTACCTGGGCATGCAGAGCCCCTTCCTGGCCAAG GTGCTGGCGGAGCCCTGGCGCCTCTCCACCAGCCAGACCCCGCAGCAACAGCTCAAGATGTTCGACCTCGAAAAATTCCCCGACCACGTCTCCAGCGGCGGCGGCTTCGGCCCC GTGGCAGACGATGGTTATGGGGTGTCCTACATCATCGCCGGGGAGAACCTCATCACCTTCCACGTGTCCAGCAAGTTCTCCAGCCCCGAGACG GACTCGCAGCGTTTCGCCCGCAACATCCGCCAGGCCATGCTGGACATCGCGGCGCTCTTCGACAAACCGCCCCCCGCGGGCAGGAAGTGA
- the CIMAP1B gene encoding ciliary microtubule associated protein 1B encodes MPDDGWVGPWRPHRPRGPTSAVYRSPGPKYGISGGIGQDQRDPSGRRAPAYTFGMRLEGPEEPRSPGPQYLVPADCTARGRERGPAFTMSGRPREQRASDTPGPAYYSPEQANRVTLPSAPACSVRSRTRPDKPQQTPGPATYQLPPVVGPRLVDKTSTPQYTMTGRGRSIFDDNKKTPGPNKYGTVDTNLYMARAPRCTIVGRTHSRPTSNTPSPSDYYPKPERKQGQTFGVRHSESVVPVMDMQL; translated from the exons ATGCCAGACGACGGCTGGGTGGGTCCCTGGAGACCCCACCGGCCCCGGGGGCCCACCTCGGCCGTGTACCGGAGCCCCGGGCCCAAGTACGGGATCTCCGGCGGCATCG GCCAAGACCAGCGCGACCCCTCCGGCCGCCGCGCCCCCGCCTACACCTTCGGGATGAGGCTGGAGGGCCCCGAGGAGCCGCGCTCCCCCGGCCCCCAGTACCTGGTGCCCGCCGACTGCACCGCCCGGGGCCGGGAACGCGGCCCCGCCTTTACCATGAGCGGCCGTCCCCGCGAGCAGCGGGCCAGCGACACCCCCGGGCCAG CGTATTATTCCCCGGAGCAGGCAAACAGGGTGACCCTGCCCTCGGCCCCCGCCTGCTCCGTGAGGTCCCGGACCCGCCCGGACAAACCCCAGCAGACGCCag gccctgccaCCTACCAGCTGCCACCCGTGGTGGGGCCCCGCCTGGTGGACAAGACATCGACCCCCCAATACACCATGACAGGGCGAGGCCGCAGCATCTTCGACGACAATAAAAAg ACCCCAGGACCCAACAAGTACGGCACCGTGGACACCAACTTGTACATGGCGCGGGCCCCCCGCTGCACCATAGTGGGGCGGACCCACTCCCGCCCGACCTCCAACACGCCCAGCCCCAGCGACTACTACCCCAAGCCg GAACGGAAACAAGGACAGACCTTCGGTGTGCGCCACTCGGAATCTGTGGTCCCCGTGATGGACATGCAACTGTAG
- the LOC132328193 gene encoding regenerating islet-derived protein 4-like, whose translation MAPVPSQLRARLGGSHGAVPPAQPEPPRPWRAPRCPQRSALPPGVPESGGSSRGARGPGTGVRGPGGASVTRAFDAVPAAPRVGAPGPAPAPAPARAYKGLGVSLSRSAGALRELRGRLRMGPAAFLGLCLLGCLVLPPSLPGAQATRCPRGWLSFEGHCYGYFGQQLSWRRAEAWCQATRGGHLVSLHSPEEHRALAAFLARRPRRGEDDEEGEKEREREREREKEESVWIGLHRRRQGWLWADGSPRHYWAWEGDDGPKGHPCIALEDSAGFMAWEGEACGERKPFICKYPA comes from the exons AtggcccctgtcccctcccagctccgtGCCCGTCTGGGGGGCTCACACGGAGCTGTGCCCCCGGCCCAGCCCGAGCCCCCACGCCCGTGG CGGGCCCCGCGGTGCCCCCAGCGCAGCGCGCTGCCCCCGGGGGTCCCCGAGAGCGGGGGCAGCAgccggggggctcgggggccCGGGACGGGTGTGCGCGGCCCGGGGGGTGCCAGCGTCACCCGTGCCTTTGATGCGGTGCCAGCGGCTCCACGAGTGGGtgctcccggcccggcccccgcaCCCGCCCCCGCTCGGGCCTATAAAGGGctcggggtgtccctgtcccgctCAGCCGGGGCCCTGCGGGAGCTGCGAG GAAGGCTGAGGATGGGTCCCGCCGCCTtcctggggctctgcctgctgggatgcCTGGTGCTGCCACCCTCCCTGCCGG GGGCTCAGGCCACCAGGTGTCCCCGGGGGTGGCTGTCCTTCGAGGGACACTGCTATGGCTACTTcgggcagcagctgagctggaggagggctgag gcgTGGTGCCAGGCCACCCGCGGGGGCCACCTGGTGTCGCTGCACAGCCCCGAGGAGCACCGGGCGCTCGCCGCCTTCCTCgcccggcggccgcggcggggaGAGGACGAcgaggagggggagaaggagcgggagagggaaagggagagggagaaggaggagagcgTCTGGATCGGGCTGCACCGGCGG cgccagggctggctctgggctgacGGGTCCCCGCGGCACTACTGGGCCTGGGAGGGGGACGATGGCCCCAAGGGACATCCCTGCATCGCCCTGGAGGACTCGGCAG GGTTCATGGCCTGGGAGGGCGAGGCCTGTGGGGAGCGCAAGCCCTTCATCTGCAAATACCCGGCCTAG